CTGATGCCTTGTAGCTGAATTCTTTGATGAATATAATATTTATTACTAATGTTATTATGGCACCAACTATAGAAATATATGCTCCAAATTTTGTTTTATCGGTGACTTTATACCAAACAGATAGGTTATGATAGATACCTAAGAAGAAGTTGGCCATTAAAATTATTGGTACTACCCACATAGCCTCCCAATAATCTTCACTTCTAACAATTATAGGTTTCAATATATCAGCAAAAACCACAACGCCTAATAAAATTATAGACCCTAGCGCAACATAGAATTCTAATATTCTGGCGTAATTTTTTTGCGGATTTTGGCTTTTAGCATGGCTAAAAAAATAAGGCTCGATACCCAATCGGTAAGCTGTAGCAAAAAGTGTCATAAACAAGGCTAGTTTGTAACATGCCGAATACATACCGATATCTACATCGGCAATATGTTTAGGAAGAAGTTCTTTAAGAAGAATTCTATCAAATGTTTCGTTAATTGAAAATGCTACTCCAGCGATTAAAACTGGATAAGCGTAACGCATCATACGTTTCCAAAGTTCTATGTTGAACACGTATTTAATTTTTGTGTAAAACGAAAGCATTAAAAGAAGTGTTATACCGCTTGATATAAGATTTGCTATGAAAATATAACTGATTTCAAAATTTTCTATATAAATGCTATTGAAAAAAGAAAAGTTATGTGATAAATCTTTCAAAGCTAAAAGAAAGAAGAGGTTTAAACCTAAGTTTATGGTGACATTTAATATTTTGATAATGGCGTAACGCATGGGTTGTTGTGTGGCACGTAACCATGCGAAAGGTATAATAACAAGAGCGTCG
The window above is part of the Algibacter sp. L3A6 genome. Proteins encoded here:
- a CDS encoding polysaccharide biosynthesis C-terminal domain-containing protein — its product is MSALKSLFKQTFIYGLATVLPRMLSFMLVPLYTSDGVLSSVSEYGEVSVIFSYFVLFNVILAYGMETAFFRFFNKDDDKNSVTGTSTISLVISSISFFAIALIFQNQIASFIDIDVKYINIVIWILLCDALVIIPFAWLRATQQPMRYAIIKILNVTINLGLNLFFLLALKDLSHNFSFFNSIYIENFEISYIFIANLISSGITLLLMLSFYTKIKYVFNIELWKRMMRYAYPVLIAGVAFSINETFDRILLKELLPKHIADVDIGMYSACYKLALFMTLFATAYRLGIEPYFFSHAKSQNPQKNYARILEFYVALGSIILLGVVVFADILKPIIVRSEDYWEAMWVVPIILMANFFLGIYHNLSVWYKVTDKTKFGAYISIVGAIITLVINIIFIKEFSYKASAVATLSAYAVMMVLSYYFGRKYYPIPYNLKKILMYLILSIGLSILSFYQFRGDYVVGISMLIVFLGIVYFSEKDDIKKILKTK